Proteins encoded within one genomic window of Haematobia irritans isolate KBUSLIRL chromosome 5, ASM5000362v1, whole genome shotgun sequence:
- the LOC142239857 gene encoding uncharacterized protein LOC142239857, with product MELHGFSDDCLRAYGAVVYARACDTDGNIAVVLVASVSRVAPLKSVSLPRLELQGAVLLAGLMKSVSLPRLELQGAVLLAGLMKRVKKIHVLRWSTFIANRVSKIHSISLVRDWYKIEGRNNPADIVSRSMYPSEVKTSELWFKGPKFLSNLKESWPRITT from the exons ATGGAATTACATGGATTTTCGGACGATTGTCTTAGGGCATATGGAGCTGTTGTGTACGCTAGAGCATGCGACACAGATGGAAATATCGCGGTAGTTTTAGTAGCGTCTGTATCGCGAGTGGCCCCCTTAAAGTCTGTATCGCTGCCACGTTTAGAACTTCAAGGTGCAGTGTTGTTAGCTGGTCTTATGAAGTCTGTATCGCTGCCACGTTTAGAACTTCAAGGTGCAGTGTTGTTAGCTGGTCTTATGAAAAGGGTGAAAAAAATACATGTGCTTCG ATGGTCTACATTCATTGCTAATAGGGTGAGCAAGATTCATAGTATATCATTAGTCCGGGATTGGTACAAAATTGAAGGTCGTAATAATCCAGCAGACATTGTGTCTCGCAGTATGTACCCCTCTGAAGTGAAAACTTCTGAGCTTTGGTTCAAGGGTCCAAAGTTTCTATCTAATTTGAAGGAATCGTGGCCAAGAATAACTACGTGA